In Pseudonocardia sp. C8, one genomic interval encodes:
- the leuS gene encoding leucine--tRNA ligase, producing MSTETSTAPETNGERAASADRPAFRYDAEMAGRIERKWQDHWEAEQTFHAPNPGEPGSEKPKFYLMDMFPYPSGAGLHVGHPLGFIGTDVLGRYLRMTGHNVLHPMGFDAFGLPAEQYAVQTGTHPRTTTEANIERYRAQLRQLGLGHDPRRSVSTTDIPFYRWTQWIFREIFEAWYDADAGRARPVAELRAEFENGTRTTPDGRPWAELSEGERRALIDGHRLAYISEAPVNWCPGLGTVLANEEVTPEGRSERGNFPVFRRNLKQWMMRITAYADRLADDLDRVDWPESVKAMQRNWIGRSEGARVRFPVAESSGGGTSISAAGAGEIDVFTTRPDTLFGATYMVLAPEHPLVDEIVPAAWPAGVDGRWTGGAATPADAVASYRAEAARKSELDRQESRDKTGVFTGAHAVNPVNGQEIPVFVADYVLMGYGTGAIMAVPGQDQRDWDFATAFGLPIVRTVDPGEGFEGEAFTGDGPAINSANDEVSLNGLGVEDAKRTITDWLASKGAGEGVVQYKLRDWLFSRQRYWGEPFPIVWDEHGPVALPADQLPVELPEVDDYSPKTYDPDDANTEPEPPLSRATDWVNVELDLGDGPKAYRRETNTMPQWAGSCWYYLRYLDPENDDRFVSAEAEQYWLGKDPAQAADDPGGVDLYVGGVEHAVLHLLYSRFWHKVLFDLGHVSSEEPFRRLFNQGYIQAFAYTDARGTYVPAEEVVETPDGFTWNGEPVTQEYGKMGKSLKNVVTPDEMCERYGADTFRLYEMSTGPMDASRPWSTRDAVGSQRFLQRVWRNLVDEETGETTVVDGEAGEEIRRALHKAVAGVREDVSALHYNTAAAKLIELNNALTKRGAPVEREIAEPLVLMLAPLAPHIAEELWQKLGHDGSLAYAPFPEADERYLVADTVEYPIQVNGKVRSRITVAADAGQDEIRTAALADEKIAAVLDGGEPKKVIVVPGRLVNVVR from the coding sequence ATGAGCACCGAGACCAGCACCGCCCCCGAGACCAACGGGGAGCGCGCTGCGTCGGCAGACCGGCCGGCGTTCCGCTACGACGCCGAGATGGCCGGCCGGATCGAGCGCAAGTGGCAGGACCACTGGGAGGCCGAGCAGACCTTCCACGCCCCGAACCCGGGTGAGCCCGGCTCGGAGAAGCCGAAGTTCTACCTGATGGACATGTTCCCGTACCCGTCCGGGGCGGGCCTGCACGTCGGGCACCCGCTGGGCTTCATCGGCACCGACGTGCTGGGCCGCTACCTGCGCATGACGGGCCACAACGTGCTGCACCCGATGGGCTTCGACGCCTTCGGCCTGCCCGCCGAGCAGTACGCCGTCCAGACCGGGACGCACCCGCGAACGACCACCGAGGCGAACATCGAGCGGTACCGGGCACAGCTGCGCCAGCTGGGCCTGGGCCACGACCCGCGCCGCTCGGTGTCGACCACCGACATCCCGTTCTACCGCTGGACCCAGTGGATCTTCCGGGAGATCTTCGAGGCCTGGTACGACGCCGACGCCGGCCGGGCCCGCCCGGTCGCCGAGCTGCGGGCCGAGTTCGAGAACGGCACCCGCACCACTCCGGACGGCCGCCCCTGGGCGGAGCTGTCCGAGGGCGAGCGCCGGGCGCTGATCGACGGCCACCGCCTGGCCTACATCTCCGAGGCCCCGGTGAACTGGTGCCCCGGCCTGGGCACCGTGCTGGCGAACGAGGAGGTCACCCCCGAGGGGCGCTCCGAGCGCGGCAACTTCCCGGTGTTCCGCCGCAACCTGAAGCAGTGGATGATGCGGATCACCGCCTACGCCGACCGGCTGGCCGACGACCTGGACCGGGTCGACTGGCCCGAGTCGGTCAAGGCGATGCAGCGGAACTGGATCGGGCGCTCCGAGGGCGCCCGGGTCCGGTTCCCGGTCGCCGAGAGCAGCGGAGGCGGAACGAGCATCAGCGCCGCCGGCGCCGGCGAGATCGACGTCTTCACCACCCGCCCGGACACGCTGTTCGGCGCCACCTACATGGTCCTGGCCCCGGAGCACCCGCTGGTCGACGAGATCGTCCCGGCCGCATGGCCCGCGGGTGTCGACGGGCGCTGGACCGGCGGCGCCGCGACCCCGGCCGATGCGGTCGCGTCCTACCGGGCCGAGGCCGCCCGGAAGTCCGAGCTGGACCGGCAGGAGAGCAGGGACAAGACCGGCGTCTTCACCGGCGCCCACGCCGTCAACCCGGTGAACGGCCAGGAGATCCCGGTCTTCGTCGCCGACTACGTCCTGATGGGCTACGGCACCGGCGCGATCATGGCGGTGCCCGGCCAGGACCAGCGTGACTGGGACTTCGCGACGGCGTTCGGGCTGCCGATCGTGCGCACCGTCGACCCGGGCGAGGGTTTCGAGGGCGAGGCGTTCACCGGCGACGGGCCGGCGATCAACTCCGCCAACGACGAGGTCAGCCTGAACGGGCTGGGCGTCGAGGACGCCAAGCGGACGATCACCGACTGGCTGGCGTCGAAGGGCGCCGGCGAGGGTGTGGTCCAGTACAAGCTGCGGGACTGGCTGTTCTCCCGGCAGCGGTACTGGGGCGAGCCGTTCCCGATCGTCTGGGACGAGCACGGCCCGGTCGCGCTGCCCGCCGACCAGCTGCCGGTCGAGCTGCCCGAGGTCGACGACTACTCGCCGAAGACCTACGACCCGGACGACGCGAACACCGAGCCGGAGCCGCCGCTGTCCCGGGCGACGGACTGGGTGAACGTCGAGCTGGACCTGGGCGACGGTCCGAAGGCGTACCGCCGCGAGACGAACACGATGCCGCAGTGGGCCGGGTCCTGCTGGTACTACCTGCGCTACCTGGACCCGGAGAACGACGACCGGTTCGTGTCGGCCGAGGCCGAGCAGTACTGGCTGGGCAAGGACCCGGCGCAGGCGGCCGACGACCCGGGCGGCGTCGACCTGTACGTCGGCGGCGTCGAGCACGCCGTGCTGCACCTGCTGTACTCCCGGTTCTGGCACAAGGTGCTGTTCGACCTGGGCCACGTGAGCAGCGAGGAGCCGTTCCGCAGGCTGTTCAACCAGGGCTACATCCAGGCCTTCGCCTACACCGACGCCCGCGGCACCTACGTGCCGGCCGAGGAGGTCGTCGAGACCCCGGACGGTTTCACGTGGAACGGCGAGCCCGTCACCCAGGAGTACGGGAAGATGGGCAAGTCGCTGAAGAACGTGGTGACACCCGACGAGATGTGCGAGCGCTACGGCGCGGACACCTTCCGGCTGTACGAGATGTCGACCGGGCCGATGGACGCGTCGCGGCCGTGGTCCACCCGGGACGCGGTCGGCTCGCAGCGGTTCCTGCAGCGGGTCTGGCGCAACCTGGTCGACGAGGAGACCGGTGAGACCACCGTCGTCGACGGCGAGGCGGGCGAGGAGATCCGGCGGGCCCTGCACAAGGCGGTCGCCGGCGTCCGCGAGGACGTGTCGGCGCTGCACTACAACACCGCCGCGGCGAAGCTGATCGAGCTGAACAACGCGCTGACCAAGCGCGGTGCCCCGGTCGAGCGCGAGATCGCGGAGCCGCTGGTGCTGATGCTGGCCCCGTTGGCCCCGCACATCGCCGAGGAGCTGTGGCAGAAGCTGGGCCACGACGGCTCGCTGGCCTACGCGCCGTTCCCGGAGGCCGACGAGCGCTACCTGGTCGCCGACACCGTCGAGTACCCGATCCAGGTCAACGGCAAGGTCCGGTCCCGGATCACCGTCGCCGCCGACGCCGGGCAGGACGAGATCCGCACGGCCGCCCTGGCCGACGAGAAGATCGCCGCGGTCCTGGACGGCGGCGAGCCGAAGAAGGTCATCGTCGTGCCGGGCCGCCTGGTCAACGTGGTGCGCTGA
- a CDS encoding DUF1707 domain-containing protein, which translates to MGEQNEAGDGPALVRVSDAERQETAERLKLAHDEGRLSLIEYDQRLQDAYAATVRSELDALVADLPAVPRSALPTVRAETAEVKKAEYLGEWRSWAGVAVLLTGIWLVTAIASDDGWPFFWPVFPIGIWGAILVAQLFWGDERP; encoded by the coding sequence ATGGGGGAGCAGAACGAGGCGGGCGACGGCCCGGCCTTGGTCCGGGTGTCCGACGCCGAACGCCAGGAAACCGCGGAACGGCTGAAGCTGGCGCACGACGAGGGCCGGCTGTCACTGATCGAGTACGACCAGCGGCTGCAGGACGCCTACGCCGCCACCGTCCGCAGCGAGCTCGACGCGCTGGTCGCCGACCTTCCGGCGGTGCCGCGGTCGGCGCTGCCCACGGTGCGCGCCGAGACCGCCGAGGTCAAGAAGGCGGAGTACCTCGGCGAGTGGCGCTCCTGGGCCGGCGTGGCGGTCCTGCTGACCGGGATCTGGCTGGTCACGGCGATCGCCTCGGACGACGGCTGGCCGTTCTTCTGGCCGGTCTTCCCGATCGGGATCTGGGGCGCGATCCTCGTCGCCCAGCTGTTCTGGGGCGACGAGCGCCCGTGA
- a CDS encoding DMT family transporter, translating to MTGTQTSRSLLPLAAAMTTVVLWASAFVGIRAVGHDLSPGALALGRMLVGALTLTAIVLVVRARRGGPRLPRGRLLGAVALWGAAWFGLYNLALNAAERHIDAGTTALLVNVAPVIVAVLAGLLLGEGFPARLLAGMAIAFTGVVLIATTTSAGGTDVSGVLLGLLAALVYAGAAVAQKRLLVRVDALTVTWIGAVAGTVALLPYLPSLLAELATAPVTAVAGTAYLGVFPTAIAFLTWGYALSRTTAGRLASATYAAPPIVVLLSWLLLGEVPALLALAGGALCLAGVAVATRPRAATPASVGSRIPAGR from the coding sequence GTGACCGGCACGCAGACCTCCCGCTCGCTCCTCCCGCTCGCCGCCGCGATGACCACCGTCGTGCTCTGGGCGTCGGCGTTCGTCGGCATCCGGGCCGTCGGGCACGACCTCTCGCCCGGCGCGCTGGCGCTCGGGCGGATGCTGGTCGGCGCGCTCACGCTGACCGCGATCGTGCTGGTCGTGCGGGCCCGTCGGGGCGGGCCCCGGCTTCCGCGCGGGCGGCTGCTGGGTGCCGTCGCGCTGTGGGGTGCGGCCTGGTTCGGGCTCTACAACCTGGCGCTGAACGCGGCCGAGCGGCACATCGACGCCGGGACCACCGCACTGCTGGTGAACGTCGCGCCGGTGATCGTCGCGGTGCTGGCCGGGCTGCTGCTCGGGGAGGGGTTCCCGGCCCGGCTGCTGGCCGGGATGGCGATCGCCTTCACCGGCGTCGTCCTCATCGCGACGACCACGTCGGCCGGCGGCACCGACGTGTCGGGAGTGCTCCTGGGCCTGCTGGCGGCACTGGTCTACGCCGGGGCCGCCGTCGCCCAGAAGCGGTTGCTGGTCCGGGTCGACGCGCTGACCGTCACCTGGATCGGCGCGGTCGCCGGCACGGTCGCGCTGCTGCCGTACCTGCCGTCGCTGCTGGCCGAGCTGGCCACCGCACCGGTGACGGCCGTCGCCGGCACCGCCTACCTCGGCGTCTTCCCGACCGCGATCGCGTTCCTGACCTGGGGCTACGCCCTGTCCCGGACGACGGCCGGCCGGCTGGCCTCCGCCACCTACGCCGCCCCGCCGATCGTCGTGCTGCTGTCCTGGCTGCTGCTCGGCGAGGTCCCGGCGCTGCTCGCGCTGGCCGGCGGGGCGCTCTGCCTGGCCGGCGTCGCCGTGGCCACCCGGCCCCGGGCGGCCACGCCGGCATCGGTCGGAAGTCGGATCCCCGCGGGCCGCTGA
- a CDS encoding LysR family transcriptional regulator: protein MLDTHRLRIFRSVVASGSVQAAAANLGYTPSAVSQHVTALQRETGLALFERAGRGLRATAAGLVLAEQADAILNRLGEAESLVADLRAGRTGALSLSYFASVGAAWLPRVVRRLTGEFPGVRLDLALREWLPDDPAERSDVQIAVAGGAGRTGHEAWPGFTAHHLLDDPYVAVLPQGHPLADRDEIELAELAGERWVDNDFARGWCRRNLVEACTAAGFRPPFHVEAHDYPTALAFVAAGIGITVLPELGAARLPPGTCAVPVVRPVPVRSIVAVVRDAVADTPPVVATLAELRAAAALSPAAGGRSR, encoded by the coding sequence GTGCTGGACACCCACCGCCTGCGCATCTTCCGTTCCGTCGTCGCCAGTGGGTCGGTCCAGGCCGCCGCGGCGAACCTCGGGTACACGCCGTCGGCGGTGAGCCAGCACGTGACCGCGCTGCAGCGCGAGACCGGCCTGGCGCTGTTCGAGCGGGCCGGCCGGGGGCTGCGCGCGACGGCGGCCGGCCTGGTCCTGGCCGAGCAGGCCGACGCGATCCTCAACCGGCTCGGTGAGGCCGAGTCCCTCGTCGCGGACCTGCGGGCCGGCCGGACGGGTGCGCTGTCGCTGTCGTACTTCGCCTCGGTCGGCGCGGCCTGGCTGCCCCGGGTGGTGCGCCGGCTGACCGGTGAGTTCCCCGGTGTGCGGCTCGACCTGGCGTTGCGCGAGTGGCTCCCCGACGACCCGGCCGAGCGCTCGGACGTGCAGATCGCCGTCGCGGGTGGCGCCGGACGGACGGGCCACGAGGCCTGGCCCGGGTTCACCGCGCACCACCTCCTCGACGACCCGTACGTCGCCGTGCTCCCGCAGGGGCACCCGCTGGCCGACCGGGACGAGATCGAGCTGGCCGAGCTGGCGGGCGAGCGCTGGGTGGACAACGACTTCGCCCGCGGCTGGTGCCGGCGCAACCTGGTCGAGGCGTGCACCGCGGCCGGGTTCCGGCCGCCGTTCCACGTCGAGGCGCACGACTACCCGACCGCGCTGGCGTTCGTGGCGGCCGGGATCGGGATCACCGTGCTGCCCGAGCTCGGGGCCGCCCGCCTCCCGCCCGGGACGTGCGCGGTGCCGGTCGTGCGGCCGGTGCCGGTGCGGTCGATCGTGGCCGTGGTGCGGGACGCCGTCGCCGACACGCCGCCGGTGGTCGCGACGCTGGCCGAGCTGCGCGCGGCCGCGGCGCTCAGCCCCGCGGCCGGAGGACGATCTCGGTGA
- a CDS encoding SDR family oxidoreductase — protein MNAPDRPTALITGASRGIGAAVARRLASTHDLILGGRDEQLLAALRDELAAAGPLRAELLPVELTDDAALAEAVSGIDRLDALVHSAGIGELGTVEETPAATWRRQFDVNVVAVAELTRLLLPALRGAGADTGADVVLVNSGSGITARAGWGSYAASKFALRAFGDALRAEEAGHGIRVTSVHPGRVDTDMQQRVVAHERSAGGASIGLSGGEYDGSRFLRPESVAAAVQAALTTTPDAHLTEIVLRPRG, from the coding sequence ATGAACGCTCCCGACCGACCCACGGCCCTGATCACCGGCGCCTCCCGGGGCATCGGCGCCGCCGTCGCGCGGCGGCTCGCGTCCACCCACGACCTGATCCTCGGCGGCCGCGACGAGCAGCTGCTGGCCGCCCTGCGCGACGAGCTGGCGGCCGCCGGCCCGCTGCGCGCAGAGCTGCTGCCGGTGGAGCTCACCGACGACGCCGCGCTCGCGGAGGCGGTCTCCGGGATCGACCGGCTCGACGCGCTGGTGCACTCGGCCGGCATCGGCGAGCTCGGCACCGTCGAGGAGACCCCCGCCGCCACCTGGCGGCGGCAGTTCGACGTCAACGTCGTCGCCGTCGCGGAGCTGACCCGGCTGCTGCTACCGGCGCTGCGGGGCGCCGGTGCCGACACCGGTGCGGACGTCGTGCTGGTCAACTCCGGATCCGGGATCACCGCGCGGGCCGGGTGGGGGTCCTACGCGGCGAGCAAGTTCGCGCTGCGGGCCTTCGGCGACGCGCTGCGCGCCGAGGAGGCCGGCCACGGCATCCGGGTCACCTCCGTCCACCCGGGCCGGGTCGACACCGACATGCAGCAGCGGGTCGTCGCGCACGAGCGGAGCGCAGGCGGAGCGAGCATCGGCCTCAGCGGTGGCGAGTACGACGGCTCCCGGTTCCTGCGGCCGGAGTCGGTCGCGGCCGCGGTGCAGGCCGCCCTGACCACCACCCCGGACGCGCACCTCACCGAGATCGTCCTCCGGCCGCGGGGCTGA
- a CDS encoding C40 family peptidase — translation MPQRPTAPALRVAVVATAAAAAALSALPAAIAAPAADAPAPATTVTRDVVPSANVLPAAPGPAAQTAADAARAAAPAAQAAAVRSSALSTAMAQLGKPYRWGATGPSAFDCSGLISYAYSKAGKDVPRTSRAQATVGTKVAKSDLRPGDLVFFYSPVSHVGIYIGGGKIVHASTSGEPVKVSAVDAMPFNSARRV, via the coding sequence GTGCCCCAGCGTCCCACCGCTCCGGCGCTCCGCGTCGCCGTCGTGGCCACCGCCGCCGCGGCCGCAGCCCTGTCCGCGCTCCCCGCCGCCATCGCGGCGCCCGCCGCGGACGCCCCGGCCCCCGCCACGACCGTGACCCGGGACGTCGTGCCCTCCGCCAACGTCCTCCCCGCCGCTCCCGGCCCGGCCGCGCAGACCGCCGCCGACGCCGCGCGGGCCGCCGCACCGGCCGCCCAGGCCGCGGCCGTGCGCAGCAGCGCGCTGTCCACCGCCATGGCCCAGCTCGGCAAGCCCTACCGCTGGGGCGCGACCGGCCCGAGCGCCTTCGACTGCTCCGGGCTGATCAGCTACGCCTACTCGAAGGCCGGCAAGGACGTCCCGCGCACCAGCCGTGCCCAGGCGACCGTCGGCACCAAGGTCGCGAAGTCCGACCTGCGGCCCGGTGACCTGGTCTTCTTCTACAGCCCGGTCAGCCACGTCGGCATCTACATCGGCGGCGGCAAGATCGTGCACGCGTCCACCAGCGGTGAGCCGGTCAAGGTCTCCGCCGTCGACGCGATGCCGTTCAACTCCGCCCGCCGCGTCTGA
- a CDS encoding inositol-3-phosphate synthase, which translates to MSQVRVAVVGVGNCAASLVQGVHYYADADPSAQVPGLMHVDFGGYHVRDVTFVAAFDVDAKKVGHDLADAIAASENNTIKIADVPPLGVTVQRGPTLDGLGRFYRETITESDDEPVDVAQALRDSGADVLVSYLPVGSEDADRYYAQAAIDAGVAFVNALPVFIASDPEWAEKFRAAGVPIVGDDIKSQVGATITHRVLAKLFEDRGVQLDRTMQLNVGGNMDFLNMKELERLESKRVSKTQSVTSQVERDMGRGNVHIGPSDYVSWLDDRKWAYVRLEGRAFGDVPLNLEYKLEVWDSPNSAGIIIDAVRAAKIAKDRGIGGPILSASSYFMKSPPEQYRDSEARDKVEAFIRGEIDH; encoded by the coding sequence ATGAGCCAGGTTCGGGTCGCGGTCGTCGGCGTGGGCAACTGCGCGGCGTCGCTGGTCCAGGGCGTCCACTACTACGCGGACGCCGACCCGTCGGCCCAGGTCCCCGGCCTGATGCACGTGGACTTCGGCGGCTACCACGTCCGGGACGTGACGTTCGTGGCCGCGTTCGACGTCGACGCCAAGAAGGTCGGCCACGATCTCGCCGACGCCATCGCGGCCAGCGAGAACAACACGATCAAGATCGCGGACGTGCCGCCGCTCGGGGTGACCGTGCAGCGCGGGCCGACACTCGACGGGCTCGGGCGGTTCTACCGCGAGACGATCACCGAGTCCGACGACGAGCCGGTCGACGTCGCGCAGGCGCTGCGCGACTCGGGCGCCGACGTGCTGGTCTCCTACCTGCCGGTCGGCAGCGAGGACGCGGACCGGTACTACGCCCAGGCCGCGATCGACGCCGGGGTCGCGTTCGTCAACGCCCTGCCGGTGTTCATCGCCTCGGACCCGGAGTGGGCGGAGAAGTTCCGGGCCGCCGGCGTCCCGATCGTCGGGGACGACATCAAGTCCCAGGTCGGCGCGACCATCACGCACCGGGTGCTCGCGAAGCTGTTCGAGGACCGCGGCGTGCAGCTGGACCGGACGATGCAGCTCAACGTGGGCGGGAACATGGACTTCCTGAACATGAAGGAGCTGGAGCGCCTCGAGTCCAAGCGGGTCTCGAAGACCCAGTCGGTGACCTCCCAGGTGGAGCGGGACATGGGGCGGGGCAACGTGCACATCGGCCCGTCGGACTACGTGTCCTGGCTGGACGACCGCAAGTGGGCCTACGTGCGGCTGGAGGGCCGCGCGTTCGGCGACGTGCCGCTGAACCTGGAGTACAAGCTCGAGGTCTGGGACTCGCCCAACTCGGCCGGGATCATCATCGACGCCGTCCGCGCCGCCAAGATCGCCAAGGACCGCGGTATCGGCGGGCCGATCCTGTCGGCGTCGAGCTACTTCATGAAGTCCCCGCCGGAGCAGTACCGCGACTCCGAGGCGCGGGACAAGGTGGAGGCGTTCATTCGCGGCGAGATCGACCACTGA
- a CDS encoding PadR family transcriptional regulator, translating to MLEFAVLGLLQEAPLHGYELRKQLGRRLGGLRACSYGSLYPALRRLVRAGLIAETTDHDLPGTGWSRRGRRVYRITAEGKERFAEMLADAGPQAWEDGSFGVHLAFFSRTPAEIRIRILEGRRRTVEERRDGFRSVLARTGEQIDRYTRELHRLGLESSEREVRWLNELIAAENAADTGSQDRTPPATRPERTQDPGHRERHETTGGA from the coding sequence GTGCTGGAGTTCGCCGTGCTCGGCCTGCTCCAGGAGGCCCCGCTGCACGGCTACGAGCTGCGCAAACAGCTCGGCCGTCGACTGGGTGGCCTCCGGGCGTGCTCCTACGGCTCGCTGTACCCGGCACTGCGGCGCCTGGTCCGGGCGGGGCTCATCGCCGAGACCACCGACCACGATCTCCCGGGCACGGGCTGGTCGCGACGCGGCAGGCGGGTATACCGGATCACGGCCGAGGGCAAGGAGCGGTTCGCCGAGATGCTTGCCGACGCCGGCCCGCAGGCCTGGGAGGACGGCAGCTTCGGCGTCCACCTGGCGTTCTTCTCCCGGACCCCGGCCGAGATCCGGATCCGGATCCTCGAGGGCCGCAGGCGGACCGTGGAGGAACGCCGGGACGGGTTCCGCAGCGTGCTGGCCCGGACCGGCGAGCAGATCGACCGCTACACCCGAGAGCTGCACCGGCTCGGGCTGGAGAGCTCCGAGCGCGAGGTGCGCTGGCTGAACGAGCTGATCGCGGCCGAGAACGCCGCGGACACCGGAAGCCAGGACCGGACACCGCCGGCGACGAGGCCGGAACGGACTCAAGACCCGGGACACCGGGAACGACACGAGACAACAGGAGGAGCCTGA
- a CDS encoding DUF5318 family protein yields the protein MLNPRQVVDYALQRRALLADVRTGRVGPDEVCDAGAYLHRAARFHGTTVDEPCPMCRKEPLAQVSWVFGESLRHVSGSARSAADLEQLAGHHPEFTVHVVEVCRTCGWNHLVRSYVLGTGRRPRRGRRTAGG from the coding sequence GTGCTCAACCCGCGACAGGTGGTGGACTACGCCCTGCAGCGCCGCGCGTTGCTGGCCGATGTCCGCACCGGTCGGGTCGGCCCGGACGAGGTGTGCGACGCGGGTGCGTACCTGCACCGCGCCGCCCGGTTCCACGGCACGACCGTCGACGAGCCCTGTCCGATGTGCCGCAAGGAACCGCTCGCCCAGGTCTCCTGGGTGTTCGGTGAATCCCTGCGGCACGTTTCCGGTTCCGCCCGGTCCGCGGCGGATCTGGAGCAGCTGGCCGGCCACCACCCCGAGTTCACGGTGCACGTGGTCGAAGTGTGCCGGACCTGTGGCTGGAACCATCTGGTCCGGTCGTACGTCCTCGGCACCGGCCGCCGCCCGCGCCGCGGACGCAGGACCGCCGGTGGATGA